The region GAAAGGGTTGTTCAGGCCATACTCCAGAAGGTGACATATTGATATCCATGGAGGGAATAAAAAATTCTCACCACTCTTGAATGTATGGCTTATACCGTGGTTCTTATAATCTAGGAGTACTGCCTCCTAGTTCCCTCTGCTGTAGCCACAGGTTTCTATTTCAAAATCTCCGACTCCAGGCACATGGTATGCATACGTAggcctcagtggaatacaatagggaccatcacttgaagaaataCCACTTATTTAAAGATGCACAAAGAAACAGGACAAAATAACCGAATATAAAAACCATCATCTTCCCTCTCCACCCAACTCCTTGTGTTTCACACCCACCTGTCACATCTTGCCTCCATTTATACTGTAAGCTCACTGGGGAAAGAATGGTCTTATTTTATGTTGCTACAGTATGCAGCATACTGGGGTCCCAATCCTAGTTGGGGTCTGGGTGCaagtgtaatacaaataattaataatcaaagTGGGAAGGCAAGCCCAACTAGTTTTGGTATGTTGGTTTAGGAGGTCCAGAACCTTCCATCTAAACATttaaaagcactttataaatattgATTCTCACAGCCACTGTGTGAGCTGTAGTTATAGTAAGAAtcgtcatccccattttacaaatgggaaaacagagatagagagagaattaatccaaggtcacacagaaaaagGGAGAGCATCAAGTACCCAGATGCCATGACTATGCCCCTCCTCTAAACCCTACCCCATGCTCCCAAAGAGCATTGTCAGAACTAGAGTTGTGAGGATGGGGTAGGGAGTGATGGGGCAGGTCTGAACCAGCCAGGAGGTATTTAGAGCAGATAGTACTAAGAATTGAGTTTCTTGATGAGGGCAAGAAAGAAACATCCTGCACAGAATATCTGGCGAGGTTTTGGTAGAGTTTTAAACTTCTTTATTATCACTTACCTCCCACTTTCCCGTGAAGAGCGACCAACCAAGTGATACTGATTCAGGAAGGATGGCTATCAGACAtcacaggaaagaaaaatcaacagGATTAGGATAGTAGTTCTAGTCTCAGGTTAGGTCAGGCCCCGGATAagtattttctctctccctcaagTTGATAGCCTCACtgtctaacaaacaaacaaaaaatcagtcTGTGATATGTTGGAGCAGTCCTGCAGTTAAGACCATTTGAGTTTCAAAGTGAGAAGAGCAGCGTATTTTTGATACTGGCTTTTATTTGAGGGGAGGGGGGTAAAAAGTGGTGTCAGTTACAGTGCAAACTGCATTTTAGACTCCTTTTAGTCCCTCTCACATGCATCCCTGTGGGGCTAGACGAGGCTGCCTTCACCCCAATCTGGGCAGCATCATGCAGTTCAACCCCTCTGGGACTGAATCTCTGAAGGACAGACTCCAACCATGTTAATGTGACAGGCCAAAATAATTTTGGCACCTGTAAGTTACTGTCGCAAGTTCCTGAAGGGTATAAGTTTGCTGTGTCACAGAAACAGCATCTTCAAAACAAACCATCATTCACCTATACGTATAAAGCACATAGAGCAAAATGTAAAAATAGTAAGGGTCTCTATGCATATTTCTCCATAGCTAACCCTTAGAATTTCCTTGCAAGCTTTAGTATGTTTCATCTGGCCCAGTTACCTCCATCTCCGAATTTGGACAAGCAGACTGTCCTTCTCgcagcattctctctttctgtttctcCCCTTCTATGTCTGTTAACACACACTGATGCTGGGCAGTCATGCTTGGCACTCCCAACCCCACCTCCTTTTTCCAGGCTCAGGGTCCTGCATCGGTTTAGTTTCTTCCTTGGAAGATGCAGATTAGCCTACCCATGCTAGCTTGAATCTAGtgtgggtaacaatagcagtgaagagagCACAGCATAGGCTTCAGAGCAGGGTAGTGACCAGGGACCATGCAGAGCTTGTACTAACTATGCTGAAACCTGTGCTgtgctgtcttcactgctattgctaCCCACAGTAGCTGGATTCAAGATAGCTGCACAGTTTTTGCTGTGTTGACATATCCACTGGTTTATTAATTAGTGATACCTGTATTTCTGAACTTTGATAAAAGTTTTTATACTAAAATTTGAAGCAAATATGGCAAACTTGGATTCCTCTAACGCAGCAGCTAGAAAGAGTGGCCTGATTTAcagttcccattgatgtcagtttGAGCTGTTGGTGCTCTAGCATGCCTGAAAATTTAGTCCATGTTTAgtacaggtgcctaaatacagttGTAGGTacttacatttgaaaaaaaaaaatgtcgcTATAGTAGATAGGCCAGTTCCTTAGCCCCTGATTATAGAGGAAAGAGGTATTTTCAAACTAAGTAATAATAAAGTTAGAATTAAAGAGCGGGGATTCATGATGTTTCATACTAGGGAATAAACAAGAACtactgaaattaaaatatttgcagtaaatacataaaatattaaaaagaaaaaacactgcCTTGAAAAAAACccctatttttaaatgaaattcattttattttaaaaagattgtgTTCTCAAAACTAATAATTTGACATATTTTAAGTCAGCAACATGATTACAaacaaataattttgtattttgaAATACTGAGTGGTTACAGTCTTCTTATTTTTCTATGAAGAACTTGCTCTGAGCTCTTCTGGCTTTTTCAAGGCTTTCAAAAGTGATGGCTCCTTTTGGCATTTCTAGCAAGGTATTCTCTGTGTCAAGTATGTTCTCTGCTTcaccttaaaaaagaaaaaaaaggatgaGATATAAATGCATCTTTGCACTTTTAtaagaacaaaaaaaagttttcagagAAATTGCATATATTTTGTTTGAGGGCTTGAATACTAAAGAATATTAGATATTTACTCAAATAATGATAACTGGGGCTGGTAGTACCACTTACttttaaggttgcccaacacttttcagtataagaccctgttttcagttatttAGAATTTTGCCaaatgtttgggctgaaattttccatgccatgtgtctGCCTTAGGCTAAATTTGTTTGGAAAATTTCAttcatttccaagaacaaggctaaggaaaaatgtttttttgcccatgttaaaaaattctggcaactttttctttgagaagctaaaGATGCCCCCATGTTTTGGAGCAAGGACATGAAATTTAGCAGAtgtcctttgtgtcagggatatgCTTTTCCTATGCCCAGGAAAATTctcccaaatttggccaaattataagcctttgaaaaacggcagtttgcacatgctcaacaGAGATGTGCTAGAGTTTCTCAGCTAAATTTCTTTATGATTCTGTCCATATTGAACATGCTCCATCCCAGGACTGAGTAGGACTTTTCATGCAGGTATGGTTCTGTCCCACTGTGGGCCAGGCTCCAAAACAGAGAACAGGGATACTGTCTCTCCTGTACTCTCAGTTgactcccaccccatcccgacAGGCCAGGCTGAGTGGAGGAGTAAGCTGCTTGATCTGAATACAGAGGAGACAAGAGCCAGACCTGTAGTGGGGAGTAAATTGGAAAATGGAACCCAGGGGAGAAGGCACAGATCTAACTCCAGGCTGATGGCAGGGAGTAGGGAGTGAAACAGGGAGCCAATACATCACTGGGGGTAGACTGGGATGAAATAAAGAGCTGGTGGTGGGGGAGTACTGGCTGgcaaggagacagacagacagacaagaagaggagagagagagcaggggatAAAAACTGGTAGCACAAGATAGGGGGATGAAGATTGGGAACCAACACAAGGAGGGCAGACTGGGATAGGATGAGGAGCTAGTGTGCGGACAAACCGGCTGCACAAGGAGAAGAGTTGGGGGGAAACAGACTGAACAAGAAGCTGGGGAGGGAGATTGGTTGGTAGGCACTGGGGACAGAAAAAGTGGGAATGTGTTCACCAAGACAGACTGAACAAGGAGCTGGGAAGTGGGGTTGGGGATGGATACTGACCAATCAAGTAAAATGTGGATAGGGAGATAGAGGGGACTGTGCGAGGAGATAGGGACTGGAACAAAAAAAGAGTCCAGAGGCTGAGAACTGGACATGCTGGGCAATGAggctgggatgagaagcctgaggagtggtgACAGGGACAggagccaggggtgggaaagagaCAGAATTTTGACTGGGACAAATTGGAAGGGACAGCGCAGAAGAATCTGTTCTTCTCCACAACTTGGAATGGATACCAGGATTCCTAAGTGTCTGCAGTCAGTAAACACAGTGAAACTCACTGGCAACATGTCCAGTCCCCCCTCTAGGGCAATTCCACATAAAGGATGATAACCTATCACTGCTTGCATTTACTAGTTAGCTCAAGTGACAGATCTCTGTGCACTAGGTCTAAAGGTTCCAATCgggctgatgacccatgtgggtgtcaatgatgccacatgatagaatttctgttttcagtttgcttttttaaaaatctaggaaGTTACACACAAAACACTATGTAAAAagaatattaagattgcaaaatcaagtgctcaaaagttaaaaaaaaaaatactagaatTAAGGAACCTTAATTCAGCTCCCATGTGcctaatacagtctttaattacaccatcatactattttttcctcacagaccgctgcctcattcagtgcacaagatggacaATGCTCAGTTAATGAgaagctatttaatattttgtttatcctcattgttcaatgtgtggctttaggccttatttactgcacattattTACTGCTCTAAAGACAAAACTATTGATTCTGTGTAGGAGATCATGTATGACTGTGTCATAATTTATATGTACAAGGGGCCAATTTAAGGTTGAataggcaatcttaattctattttttccctaacttttgagtgcttgactgtgGAACTTTAACAATgtccttttaacatagttttgtgtGCAATTACATATATGCTCAATGCTGtataacatttcaaaataaatcttATAGCTGagtattttgtattttatattttccaTTAGAGGTTATTGCACCTGCCTCTCATCTGTGCTTAACAGAAAGTTATCTGGGTTAATCATTACTTTGATTCAAGGGCTGCATATTCTAAGGACAAGCCATATTCTGAATCCAGGTCTAAATATACACTAATAGCTCCTCATTGTCCTTTTTCTATAGTGTAGAAAAAGAGACCAACCATATGCAATGTTACTTTCAATTGTTACTTTTGATAGGCTCTATCATCAGGTATTTCTCTAGGATGCACATGATTAAGACTAACTTACTGGGGAAGTGCACCAGTAAATTTCACTTACATTTGTACGCAGGGTgactgttttatttcatttcaaaacagaagCTGTCCATCTGTATTTACATtccaattaaatattaattatgaTTTTTCTCTTGATTTTCTCAAATTTTGTATTTACTTAAGACAACCTGAATTGGCGGTGAAGGCTATTAGGATGGAATACTCTCTGCTGGGGAAGCTCAGACAGAAGGAAACAATTCTCACTTTAAGAGAGACAGAAATGAAGGAGTTGCAAAAGGGACTGGCAtggcaccagggccagctctaggcaccagcaaaacaagctggtgcttggggcggcacatttttaggggcggcatggccggcgccagaatgccgcccctaaaaatgtgccccggccgccctagctcacctccgctgctgctgccacggcgcgcgaaacagctgattcgcgcaccactactcgccctccctcccaagtgctcaaacctgggagggagggggagcagcggcgcgcgaatcagctgtttcgcgcgccgcggctgctccgggtctccccctccctcccaggctctcaaacctgggagggagggggagatcccgagcggccgtttcttgcgccgctgctccccctccctcccaggcttgggcgcctgggagggagggggagaagcggcgcccgcgccgcggccacctggagtctccccctccctcccaggctctcaaacctgggtgggagggggagatcccgagcagccgcggcgcggcgccgcttctccccttccctccctccctcccaggcttgagagcctggggggaggaggcagggctggggatttggggaaggggcggagttgaggcggggccaggggtggggtaattaaataaggggggcggccaaaattgtttttgctttgggcggcaaatatcctagagccggccctgcatggcaCATTGTGGTCAAGAACAAGGTAGTCCAAAGGGTGCTAGGCTTGGTTACAAATCTCAGCAACTTCCATATACATACCCTTCATCCTTTGCAAAAGTGTTCCATAGCCCATATCATACTGGTAGGCAAGTATAAAGCTTAAGGGAACCATTGGAAGGAACAGTCCTGGTTTCTTCTTTTTTATTGCTCTGttcatatataaaaaaaaaaaaaaaaaaaaaaaaaaaaggaggggaataACTAAGTTTTGTAAGATCAGCAGCAACCTAAAAGCTTCACTAATCATACAGAAGGTATTTAGCTACTCTAGAGACAGAGCCAAATATGATTCAGAAGACTATTAACCTGTTTTATGCACATTTTGAGAAACATTTATTTaacgaacaaacaaaacaaacattgaaaTGAAAGACATTTCTTGTGCTCCAGAAAAGTTTAAAGTGCTACTAACTACTGGTTCAGCATGCGTGTGTTTCGGAACAAAAAGAGTCTGATGTTCACAATACAGGCTATTTATTACAAACCAAAatgcatatattattttttttttatagtagaATGTACAGTACATCATcgttacagggctagctgcatctctgaaatttacagatgagcaaagtaagaaaaatgttgtttgagaattcagagtttgatttaaggatatttactttgtatattttggcatgtgatgttgacaatttgtgttttaattgatacaaagctttaactttttgaatctcaatgtttaCTGTCATTAAATACTTACTGGCTGATCTCCCCcataattgtgaaaatttaaatagataaaaataggaaaaaaatacttAAACACTGATATCTgtagaaatatatattaaatatatatttaaaaaaatcaaattctgacaAGCTTACTTAAGAACAGGCAAGAGAAAGACAATGACCACTGAGGAATTACTACAACTAATTTACTTGAATTTTCTAGTACATAACGAACTTCATACCCAGCAGTTAGACCTACAGCAGCAAGTCcaaaaaatattccaaaatatttgAGGAATTCCCTTGTCCAAGCAATCTGCATAGCCATCTGTCTCTCTCGCATTTGACTCTGCATCAGTATCTGTCTTTCCAGCTGAGAATAggtgaaaaagaaaaggaaaattagataaaacaaaataattcataATCTGAAAGTTTGAGCAGATctttcaatcaatcaatcaacacAAAACTCTAGTGAGAAGTTTTTGGTCTTCATCTCTTTCCAGGCAATTATTAACGCTATTATGTTGAGATAAGTCTTCTCTAATAATTCATATTGTTAGAATGGTTTATACCAGTATTCCTACGATAAAGGATTTTCTAGATTAGCAAATATCAGAAGAAAGCATTTCCCCCCCCAATCACCGTGCCTTTGcaggtcacaactgagaataccaaattcaggacaaactgctgagaaatagggcagatacacctGAAAACTGGCAGTTATTCTCCcttaagatataccaaaccagcaacaaaagtaaacttctgtttcaccacactggctaacaagaagtcagaacagCAGTTTCCTTAgtcattccagtccttgtatcaccaccaaaaacactagactttaacatgagtggttctttacaaccaagttcatcaaatgaaaggttcttctgatctcaCAGGATCAGCCActtacccaggtcaatatataactcagatcttacccaataatcacactgctgccaatcctttagtatctaaaatctaaaggtttatttataaaaagaaagaaaggtgggagttaaaattggttaaaggaatcaaatacatacaacaattgtaAAGTTCTTGGTTCACGCTTGTAGCAGtgctggaataaactgctggcttaagtcaagtctctggttgcttccaaaccattggaaggtcctcagtcccttggttagaatgctcccattagtataagtccatagtccagaggttggagcaggaaagaggcaaaaattaagatgtttcaATGGCCTTTTATGGCTTTTACCAagtggagggaaacccattgtttcagATAAACAATGCCTCAGCTCAGCTAGTGGAAAATCACAGGtaaaagatggagtttggagtcacatgagcaagtcacaggACCATGCATGACTTCGCTTAGTCATAGCAGGAAATTCCATTAAGAGTAGTTAGGCAtcttccattgtgagttaagtgttctttAATGGGCCATGGTATTCAAATacagctctaccccgatataacgctgtcctcgggagccaaaaaaatcttgccgcgttataggtgaaaccgcgttctatagaacttgctttgatccaccggagcacgcagccctgccccccaccccccgagcattgctttaccacgttatatccgaattcgtgttatattgggtcgcgatATATCAGAGTAGGGGTGTAGCTCCTTCACAATGTGCTAGCTAAACACCTTATTGGTGCTACCCAGAAGCAAAACCCTtagaaataggtttcagagtggtagccgtgttagtctgtatcagcaaaaagaatgaggagtacttgaggcactttagagactaacaaatttatttgaacataagcttttgtgggctaaaacccacttcattggatgcatgcagtggaaaaaatacagtaggaagatatatatactcagaggacatgaaaaaatgggtgttactatactaactataatgagagtaatcagttacggtgggctattatcagctaTTACCTGCGCTGAGGTAAAGGTATGCAGTATGTCCAGGAGCTTGTGATGGAAGTCCTGGACTTCTTCCAGAATTTGCAGGGTGTCAtcaacccacttcatcaggtccTGGAATTGCCTAAAAGGTCATCAGCTAATGATGGCAGTGGTGGCATTACTGCCTCATCAGGTGACAACGATGAGATATTTGTAAGGTGGGGTAACCTCCTTGTCTACTCTTGCCCTTCAAAGGTCTCTTTGGGCtcagagtggggaggagagaTACATGGTATTGGGGAACAAGATCTTCTGTGTTCCCTGTGGGATGTAGTTGATGTCGCTCAAAATTGCTGGAAGAACATTGCCCATAGATCCCAGTAAGGCCAATGAGAGAGACCATAtggcatggggggaggagagaggtatCCAGTGTTAGTCACCCCAAATGTTGGCAGGCAGGGGTCTGATGTCCTGCCTTTGTTGCATCTGCAATGGGAAATAATGTCTCCTGGAATAAATTGGAGAGCTTTGAATAGAAAGTTCAGAGTCGGAGTCAGAATGCTGTCCAACTTATTGTATCAGAGGGGACAATCCCTCCTCCTGGATAGTAGAAGATAGAGAAAAGAGGTAGGTCTCATGGAAACATGTCAGCAGTCAGTGACCTGACTTCTGTACCAAGAGGTGTCCAGAGGTCGCTAGGAGTGAAGACTCAGGTTCATTTGGTACCAAAAGGTCTTTCAGGTACTGGAATTCCTGTGGTACCGGTAACACAATAGAACTCAGTACCAGCACCAATGATGTAGAAACTGTTGTGCGAGGCACTGATGTCAGTACTGAATGGGTTGCGGATTCCATTGAAGCCAGTCCCTGGACAATAGTAGTCTTCAGTACCGAGCCCTTTACTGCTGAGATATGGGACTTAGTTGAAAGTATTAGTGTGCTTCACCGTATCTGAAATACTCGGAGCCTCACTAGTAGTCCTCTTGAGGCCTGAGATGTCTGGTGACTGGGTATTCTTTAATGAAGACCTCTCTAGTCTGCTCCTCTTATCGCCTTCCTTATACTTTTCAGTGGGACACTCTCGCTACCAGCAGCACTGTTATTGGTACCTCACTCTGGGAGTATTGGAGATGGGATTTCAATGCTGTCTTCATCTTGGAAGCTCTTGGTGACCGTGATCTCGATGATGACAGGGTACTGACAGAAGCGGTGAGGGTCTCTGCCCTCAGGTCAGAGGCCAGTCTCAAAACTTGCTCCACCATTAAGAGGTAGTACTTTATTTCCCTGTTCTTCTGGGATCTTCCTTTAAAAGAAGAGCTGGTCTTACACTTGCTAGGAACGTGAGAGTCTCCCAAACAACGAACGTACTGGAAGTGCCTGTCACTAACAGAGATTGCTTCTTGACAAGACAGGCCAAGcctagggcagtggctctcaaccattccagactactgtacccctttcaggcatctgatttgtcttgcatacccccaagtttcaccacacttaaaaactacttgcttaaaaatcagacataaaaatacagaagtgtcacagcacactattaccgaaaaattgcttactttctcatttttaccatataattataaactaaatcaattggaatataaatattatacttacatttctgtgtatagtatatggagcagtataaacaagtcattggctgtatgaaattttggtttgtactgacttcgcttgTGATTTTTATGTAGTCTactgtaaaactaggtaaatatctagatgagttgatgtaccccctggaagacctctgagtactcCCAGGGCTAcaggtacccctggttgagaaccactggcctagggaGCCTGGCAACCCTGACAGAAGAAAATTGTTCAAGCTTCtcaaaaggggaaaaagaaaaacaaaaatgtctgtgtgtgtgtatgcgtatgtatattttaagaaaaagggggaaaacacaAATTCCAACAACTATAAGGTACTAAATCTACTACTGCTGAGAAATAACTAAAAAACTAAAACACTAATACAAGAGGGAACATGAACAGGCATACAGTAAACTCCATCTCTGGCTGaagatggttgagaaggaactgagagtggttCTCCCATGCAGCCCTATATAGCCTCAGTACAGGGAACAAGGACATGTAGGGTGCACGCATGGGTGGAATgagcactgctaccaaaaatctctgctCAAAGGCACCAGAGTGCATGCGCACCTAAAGTTGAGCACCCACaaggacactactcaaagaagaatgacACCTTCTGGAGAGAGACAAAAAAGTATTAAGAACACAAAGAGTAAGCGTACAGAATGTTCCCTTATTATGCATCCAGTATATTAGATGTACTATTTTTACCTACTGTCTAATGTGAGAATGTTTTTATACTTTTGTAATTGGTTTCCCACCCATTTAGTTATCTACATCACTATGCATGTAACTTGAACAGAACAATTTAAGTTAAATTGTTACTGATTATTTCCTTCAGACTATGCTGATCTTGCCATCCTATTTATAAACAGGTAAGATACCAGATGAGTAGAATTAATTTGTTAAAGATAATAAGGGACagatttaattatatttaattgtACATAGGAAAAGCTCCATTCAGTAAAGTCTCAGCAAATTGTTACATCTGGAGAGTAAAAGTCTGGAAAAAGAATAATTCTTATTACAAATATCATCAACATCCACTAATTTTCCGGACAGCCATAATTTTCAGACCACTTTAATTTCTGAAGAGGTAATTATGTAGTGGCTCATAAACCACttaataaaatatcaaaataattaGATTTAATTTGGTCACTCATGAGACATTTGCAAGCTGAGGTAAGCAGCAACACTGCTTGTTAATTAGCTCCATTGTGGACCCTAATATCAGAGGTTTGGCAAATTGTTGAGGGCTGAAATGACTAAgacaaaattatatataaaatatcaatataaattatatataaaatatcaatATAATTACCTCGATTTTCCTCTCAATTTCCACACACTGATGTGGAAAATACAGACGTGCCTTTTTGTTTGCTTGAACAACAATAAATAATCTGTGCTCCTAAAACGCATAGTTCTATAAATGAGTCTTTGATTTGGGGtggtgggagaagggaagaggataTGATGCATGAACATCTATTGAAGGCGTCAGAAACAGAAGTTTGCTGAATAGTAGTTACTGGAAAAGCAAGTACAATCTAATTTGCAACAGTTAGTCACAAGCAAGTGAATAAAAGATTGAAAATTTTAGTACAAAAAGTAAACCAGACAGGATATTAACACTACTTTTGAAGATAAAAGTTATATTTTGATGGTGCATTGTAATCCACGTACCAAAAGGAGGAAAACCAGTTACTGAATTACAGGCACAAAAGGTCAGATGAACACATCTCTACAAATCTGCCATATCAAGTTTCAGAAGCCCAGAGTTAGTTTTATAATTTGTAAACTCAAAAAATATCATTTACTATAAACTAAGACAGTGGCgctaacctttccagactattgtgcccctttcaggagtctgatttgtcttgcgtaccccaagtttcaccaaaCTACAAAATCACACACAGAAAcg is a window of Malaclemys terrapin pileata isolate rMalTer1 chromosome 6, rMalTer1.hap1, whole genome shotgun sequence DNA encoding:
- the PLGRKT gene encoding plasminogen receptor (KT), with amino-acid sequence MGFIFSKSMNENLKSQQEFMLMNSRLQLERQILMQSQMRERQMAMQIAWTREFLKYFGIFFGLAAVGLTAGAIKKKKPGLFLPMVPLSFILAYQYDMGYGTLLQRMKGEAENILDTENTLLEMPKGAITFESLEKARRAQSKFFIEK